In the Sus scrofa isolate TJ Tabasco breed Duroc chromosome 6, Sscrofa11.1, whole genome shotgun sequence genome, one interval contains:
- the ZBTB14 gene encoding zinc finger and BTB domain-containing protein 14, whose protein sequence is MEFFISMSETIKYNDDDHKTLFLKTLNEQRLEGEFCDIAIVVEDVKFRAHRCVLAACSTYFKKLFKKLEVDSSSVIEIDFLRSDIFEEVLNYMYTAKISVKKEDVNLMMSSGQILGIRFLDKLCSQKRDVSSPDENNGQSKSKYCLKINRPIGDTADAQDDDVEEIGDQDDSPSDDTVEGTPPSQEDGKSPTTTLRVQEAILKELGSEEVRKVNCYGQEVESMETPESKDLGSQTPQALTFNDGMSEVKDEQTPGWTTAASDMKFEYLLYGHHREQIACQACGKTFSDEGRLRKHEKLHTADRPFVCEMCTKGFTTQAHLKEHLKIHTGYKPYSCEVCGKSFIRAPDLKKHERVHSNERPFACHMCDKAFKHKSHLKDHERRHRGEKPFVCGSCTKAFAKASDLKRHENNMHSERKQVTPSAIQSETEQLQAAAMAAEAEQQLETIACS, encoded by the exons ATG GAGTTTTTCATCAGTATGTCTGAAACCATTAAATATAATGACGATGATCATAAAACTCTGTTTCTGAAAACGCTAAATGAACAGCGCCTGGAAGGAGAATTTTGCGACATCGCCATCGTGGTTGAGGATGTGAAGTTCAGAGCACACAGGTGTGTCCTTGCCGCGTGCAGCACCTACTTTAAAAAGCTTTTCAAGAAGCTTGAGGTCGATAGCTCTTCAGTAATAGAGATAGATTTTCTTCGTTCTGATATATTTGAAGAGGTCCTGAATTACATGTACACAGCAAAGATTTCtgtaaaaaaagaagatgttaaCTTAATGATGTCGTCAGGTCAGATTCTTGGTATCCGCTTTTTGGATAAACTCTGCTCTCAGAAGCGGGATGTGTCTAGTCCGGATGAGAACAACGGCCAGTCCAAGAGCAAGTACTGCCTCAAGATCAATCGCCCCATTGGAGATACTGCTGACGCTCAGGACGACGACGTGGAGGAGATCGGAGACCAGGATGACAGCCCTTCCGACGACACGGTAGAAGGCACCCCCCCAAGTCAGGAGGACGGCAAGTCACCCACGACGACGCTCCGGGTCCAGGAGGCGATCCTGAAAGAACTGGGGAGCGAGGAGGTGCGGAAAGTCAATTGCTACGGCCAGGAAGTAGAATCCATGGAGACCCCCGAGTCCAAGGATCTGGGGTCCCAGACCCCGCAAGCCTTAACCTTTAATGATGGAATGAGCGAGGTGAAGGATGAACAGACCCCCGGCTGGACCACAGCCGCCAGTGACATGAAGTTCGAGTACTTGCTCTATGGCCACCACCGGGAGCAGATCGCCTGCCAGGCCTGCGGGAAGACCTTCTCGGACGAGGGCCGGTTGAGGAAGCACGAGAAGCTGCACACGGCCGACCGGCCCTTCGTCTGCGAGATGTGCACCAAGGGCTTCACCACGCAGGCCCACCTGAAGGAGCACCTGAAGATCCACACGGGCTACAAGCCCTACAGCTGTGAGGTGTGCGGCAAGTCGTTCATCCGCGCCCCGGACTTGAAGAAGCACGAGCGGGTCCACAGCAACGAGAGGCCCTTCGCCTGCCACATGTGCGACAAGGCCTTCAAACACAAGTCGCACCTCAAGGACCATGAGCGCAGGCACCGGGGCGAGAAGCCCTTCGTGTGCGGCTCCTGCACCAAGGCCTTCGCCAAGGCATCCGATCTGAAACGGCATGAGAACAATATGCACAGCGAGCGGAAGCAGGTCACCCCCAGCGCCATCCAGAGCGAGACGGAGCAGCTGCAGGCAGCGGCCATGGCCGCGGAGGCCGAGCAGCAGCTGGAGACCATTGCCTGCAGCTGA